In one window of Bdellovibrio bacteriovorus W DNA:
- a CDS encoding DNA gyrase subunit B (COG0187 Type IIA topoisomerase (DNA gyrase/topo II, topoisomerase IV), B subunit), which produces MSVEEQKNYSADSIQVLEGLEAVRKRPGMYIGDTGFRGYHHLVYEVVDNSVDESLAGYCKHIQITINSDESITVEDDGRGIPVATHKNGKSALELVMTVLHAGGKFDGGGYKVSGGLHGVGASVVNALSSRCSVEVRRDGFVWVQKYEKGRILAPVEQGEATTRTGTKTTFKPDREIFKDETVLYDFATLANRFRELAFLNAGLHITLKDERSGKKQDFQYSSGIAEFVQYMNQSKKALHNEVVYFRGEKEGVDVEVAMQWNDSYSESVFSYCNNINTHEGGTHLVGFRAALTRTTNAYATEKNLLKDLKTNLEGEDIREGLAAVVSVKVREPQFEGQTKTKLGNAEVKGIVEALVNEKLADWMDRNPNIAKNIIGKCVESARARDAARKARDLTRRKTALDSGSLPGKMADCQERDPALCELYLVEGDSAGGSAKQGRDRKTQAILPLKGKILNVEKARFDKIISSEEIRVIISALGTGIGKENVNVDKIRYHKIIIMTDADVDGSHIMTLLLTFFYRQMPEVIERGYVYIAQPPLYRAKKGKEETYLKDDAALTEYLLGVGLNNFKIKGKEDLTENDLRRLILNIQKLNNLIRVSSKKYDKDVLFYLLSKVGDLEKFLSSEANIESALKDLDVWIHADPNLGITEFKAEVKTDEVSGKPYAHIYTVRYADRMTTTFTQEHLKSSEIIELRKLWSEIQQITSLPITILEGETRTERMFDHYNEFYEHVMESSKKGIYIQRYKGLGEMNPEQLWETTLNKENRTLLKVTIDDAVSADETFSILMGELVEPRRQFIHDNALLARSLDV; this is translated from the coding sequence GTGTCAGTTGAAGAACAAAAAAATTATTCTGCCGATTCCATTCAAGTACTAGAAGGTCTTGAGGCCGTTCGTAAACGCCCAGGTATGTATATCGGTGATACCGGATTTCGCGGTTACCATCATTTAGTCTACGAAGTTGTGGATAACTCGGTGGATGAGTCGTTAGCAGGTTATTGCAAACACATTCAAATCACTATCAACTCCGATGAATCAATCACCGTTGAAGATGATGGCCGTGGAATTCCTGTGGCTACTCATAAAAATGGAAAGTCCGCTCTTGAACTTGTAATGACAGTTCTTCACGCGGGTGGAAAGTTTGATGGTGGTGGTTATAAAGTATCGGGTGGACTACACGGAGTTGGTGCTTCAGTTGTGAATGCACTTTCATCTCGTTGCTCTGTAGAAGTTCGTCGCGATGGTTTTGTTTGGGTTCAAAAATATGAAAAAGGTCGCATCCTTGCTCCAGTAGAACAAGGTGAGGCAACGACTCGCACAGGAACTAAAACTACTTTCAAACCAGATCGTGAAATTTTTAAAGATGAAACAGTTCTTTATGATTTTGCAACACTAGCAAATCGTTTTAGAGAATTAGCATTCTTAAATGCAGGCCTACATATCACTTTGAAAGATGAACGCTCAGGTAAGAAACAAGACTTCCAATACAGTTCAGGTATTGCTGAGTTTGTTCAGTACATGAACCAATCTAAAAAAGCGCTACATAACGAAGTCGTTTATTTCCGCGGAGAAAAAGAAGGCGTCGACGTTGAAGTAGCTATGCAGTGGAACGATTCGTATTCTGAATCAGTGTTCTCATATTGTAACAATATCAATACACATGAAGGTGGAACTCACCTTGTTGGTTTCAGAGCGGCTCTTACTCGAACAACCAATGCCTATGCGACGGAAAAAAATCTTCTTAAAGATTTAAAAACAAATCTTGAAGGCGAAGATATTCGTGAAGGTCTTGCAGCTGTTGTTTCTGTTAAAGTTCGTGAACCTCAGTTTGAAGGTCAAACTAAAACTAAACTAGGAAACGCAGAAGTTAAGGGTATCGTTGAAGCCCTAGTGAATGAAAAGCTAGCTGATTGGATGGATCGCAATCCGAACATTGCAAAAAACATTATCGGCAAGTGTGTGGAGTCAGCGCGTGCCCGTGATGCTGCAAGAAAAGCAAGAGATCTCACTCGTCGTAAAACAGCTTTAGACAGTGGTTCGCTTCCAGGGAAAATGGCGGATTGCCAAGAACGTGACCCAGCACTTTGTGAATTATATCTGGTGGAAGGGGACTCCGCAGGAGGATCCGCAAAACAAGGTAGAGATCGTAAGACTCAGGCGATTTTGCCGTTAAAGGGTAAAATTCTTAACGTTGAAAAAGCGCGCTTTGATAAAATTATTTCTTCTGAAGAAATTCGCGTTATCATTTCAGCTCTTGGTACAGGGATTGGTAAAGAAAACGTTAACGTAGATAAGATCCGTTATCATAAAATTATTATTATGACGGATGCGGACGTCGATGGATCGCATATCATGACTTTACTCCTCACCTTCTTCTATCGTCAGATGCCAGAGGTTATTGAAAGAGGATATGTTTACATTGCTCAACCTCCTCTTTACCGTGCAAAAAAAGGTAAAGAAGAAACTTATCTGAAAGATGATGCTGCCTTAACAGAATATCTTTTAGGTGTTGGTTTGAATAATTTTAAAATTAAAGGAAAAGAAGATCTTACAGAGAATGATCTTAGACGTTTAATTTTAAACATCCAAAAATTGAATAACTTGATTCGCGTTTCTTCAAAAAAATACGATAAAGACGTTCTCTTCTATCTTCTAAGTAAAGTTGGAGATTTAGAAAAGTTCTTATCAAGCGAAGCAAATATTGAAAGTGCATTGAAGGATTTAGATGTTTGGATTCATGCAGATCCAAATTTAGGAATCACAGAGTTTAAGGCTGAAGTTAAAACTGATGAAGTCAGTGGTAAGCCGTATGCTCATATTTATACTGTTCGCTATGCAGACCGCATGACGACAACGTTTACACAAGAGCACTTGAAATCTTCAGAAATTATCGAACTTCGCAAACTATGGTCTGAGATTCAACAGATCACAAGTCTGCCAATTACAATTCTAGAAGGCGAAACAAGAACAGAGAGAATGTTCGATCACTATAACGAATTCTACGAACACGTGATGGAGTCATCGAAAAAAGGAATTTATATCCAACGATATAAAGGACTAGGAGAGATGAATCCAGAGCAATTGTGGGAAACAACTTTGAATAAGGAAAATAGAACTTTATTAAAAGTGACTATTGATGACGCAGTTTCAGCTGATGAAACGTTCTCAATCCTTATGGGTGAACTCGTAGAACCAAGAAGACAATTTATTCACGACAACGCCCTATTAGCGCGTAGTTTAGATGTGTAA
- a CDS encoding chromosomal replication initiator protein dnaA (COG0593 ATPase involved in DNA replication initiation), with the protein MKGSMLELNSSFWSHIKTKMKSRNDNNKLLDTWLDPIEYVDTQGTLERPKLILGVPNALHQYFVIENLQEKIYAEISDSYGKPFEVEFSITGHKVNTHIETSTQPEETSSADILQAQLARSQGLQMGGQPTRPGGPDALNSESTFSTFVVGKNSEFAHAACFNVARNPGADDYNPLYIYGPVGMGKTHLLHAAGNHIKEHFQNLRITYISAERFMNECISSIRRYEMDKFRQKYRENSDILLVDDVQFIARGEAVQEEFFHTINSFIDSRKQVILASDRMPKDIHGLEDRSRTRLERGLIADITMPDLETRIAILRYKAEKFNVRIPEDVATYIARISKRSIRELEGNLKKVKMFSELQGLPIDYELVKRILSHHETQSSISAEEIMKMVADHFKVRVLDLKSSSRAKPIVIPRQIAMYLIKKFLDRSLVDIGKVFGGKDHTTVINALERVRNLQAADQDIAKDIEDLETRIHNITGV; encoded by the coding sequence GTGAAAGGAAGTATGTTGGAATTAAATTCGTCTTTCTGGTCCCATATTAAAACCAAGATGAAGAGTCGTAACGATAACAATAAGTTATTGGATACGTGGCTTGATCCTATTGAATATGTGGATACTCAAGGAACTTTGGAGAGACCAAAGCTTATCCTAGGCGTCCCTAACGCCCTCCATCAATACTTCGTCATTGAGAATCTTCAGGAAAAGATTTACGCAGAAATATCAGATAGTTACGGGAAGCCTTTTGAGGTGGAGTTTAGTATCACTGGCCATAAAGTGAATACTCATATTGAAACCTCCACGCAGCCAGAAGAGACCAGTAGCGCGGATATTCTCCAAGCTCAATTAGCTCGCTCACAAGGTTTACAAATGGGTGGACAACCTACACGTCCTGGTGGCCCCGATGCGTTAAATTCAGAATCCACATTCTCTACCTTTGTCGTTGGAAAAAATTCAGAGTTTGCTCACGCAGCCTGCTTTAACGTCGCCCGCAACCCTGGAGCAGACGATTACAACCCTCTTTATATATACGGGCCTGTGGGAATGGGTAAAACCCATCTCCTTCACGCGGCTGGGAATCATATAAAAGAGCATTTTCAAAATTTGAGAATTACCTATATTTCAGCAGAACGCTTTATGAACGAATGTATTTCGTCCATCCGTCGCTATGAAATGGATAAGTTTCGCCAGAAGTATCGTGAAAATTCAGATATTTTACTTGTGGATGATGTTCAGTTCATCGCCCGCGGGGAAGCAGTTCAGGAAGAATTCTTCCACACTATTAATAGTTTCATCGATAGCAGAAAACAAGTAATTCTCGCATCTGACAGAATGCCCAAAGATATCCATGGGTTAGAAGATAGAAGCCGCACCCGCCTTGAACGCGGTTTGATTGCTGATATCACGATGCCGGATCTAGAAACAAGAATAGCCATCCTTCGCTATAAAGCGGAGAAGTTTAATGTGCGTATTCCAGAGGACGTGGCTACATACATTGCGCGTATCTCTAAGAGGTCTATCCGTGAACTTGAAGGCAACCTTAAAAAAGTTAAGATGTTCTCGGAATTACAAGGACTTCCAATAGATTATGAGCTGGTAAAAAGAATCTTGTCTCATCATGAGACACAGTCTTCGATATCAGCAGAGGAAATCATGAAAATGGTGGCAGATCACTTTAAGGTTCGAGTTTTGGACCTTAAATCGTCATCACGGGCCAAACCAATTGTGATTCCACGACAAATTGCGATGTATTTAATTAAAAAGTTCCTAGATCGTTCGCTTGTCGATATCGGAAAGGTTTTTGGAGGAAAAGATCACACGACTGTGATTAATGCTCTAGAAAGAGTCCGTAATCTACAGGCCGCAGATCAAGATATTGCAAAGGATATTGAGGACTTAGAAACCCGTATCCACAATATCACAGGTGTGTGA
- a CDS encoding ATP synthase F0, A subunit (COG0356 F0F1-type ATP synthase, subunit a), producing MAFNWTQLIPQVGHTYDHVATLGIASVGVMTLGLVAKASLGKGDTAVIPTSKFSVRGIFELLTELIDSISEMVIGEHGKKYVPFFTGVFLFVLFNNLFGMIPGMTPATENINTTFGFGCLMFLVYNTQGFRANGFVGYLKHFMGPVLFLAPLMFVIEMVSHFVRPFSLGLRLANVMAGDHVVLSVFLDLVPIGVPLPFYVMGTFVCFVQAFVFTLLSMVYVAFAIAHD from the coding sequence ATGGCATTTAATTGGACACAGTTAATTCCACAAGTTGGTCACACCTACGATCACGTAGCAACTTTAGGTATTGCAAGTGTTGGTGTAATGACTTTAGGACTTGTTGCTAAAGCTTCTCTTGGTAAAGGCGATACTGCTGTTATCCCAACTAGCAAGTTTTCTGTTCGTGGAATTTTTGAACTACTCACAGAGCTTATCGATAGCATTTCTGAAATGGTTATTGGAGAGCATGGTAAAAAGTATGTTCCGTTTTTCACGGGCGTATTCTTATTCGTTCTATTTAACAACTTGTTTGGAATGATCCCAGGGATGACTCCAGCAACAGAAAATATCAATACAACATTTGGTTTCGGTTGCTTGATGTTCCTAGTTTATAACACGCAAGGTTTCCGTGCGAATGGCTTTGTAGGTTACTTAAAGCACTTCATGGGTCCGGTTCTATTTTTAGCGCCTTTGATGTTTGTGATCGAAATGGTTTCTCATTTCGTTCGTCCGTTCTCTTTAGGTCTTCGTTTGGCGAACGTTATGGCGGGTGACCACGTTGTACTATCGGTCTTCTTAGATCTAGTACCAATCGGCGTACCACTTCCATTCTATGTAATGGGTACGTTTGTATGTTTTGTTCAGGCTTTTGTATTTACTTTGCTTTCAATGGTCTACGTGGCATTCGCGATTGCACACGACTAG
- a CDS encoding ATP synthase subunit C (COG0636 F0F1-type ATP synthase, subunit c/Archaeal/vacuolar-type H+-ATPase, subunit K) has translation MKKFIVAAMAMFVSASAFAQETTEVVVNNSDRGLVAIAAAITIAVSVLAGAMAQGKTASTALEGIARNPAASGKLLIPMILGLALIESLVIYALIIALRLA, from the coding sequence ATGAAAAAATTCATCGTTGCTGCAATGGCTATGTTTGTATCAGCTTCTGCATTCGCACAAGAAACTACTGAAGTAGTTGTTAACAACTCTGACAGAGGTTTAGTAGCTATCGCTGCTGCTATCACTATCGCTGTATCAGTTCTTGCTGGTGCAATGGCTCAAGGTAAAACAGCTTCTACAGCTCTAGAAGGTATCGCTCGTAACCCAGCGGCTTCTGGTAAACTTTTGATCCCAATGATTCTAGGTCTTGCTCTTATCGAGTCTCTAGTAATCTACGCGTTGATCATCGCTCTTCGTTTAGCTTAA
- a CDS encoding DNA polymerase III, beta subunit (COG0592 DNA polymerase sliding clamp subunit (PCNA homolog)), whose amino-acid sequence MKLEIDKRDLLSLIGKTQNIVEKRNTMPILINVLLEADTETLKVFATDLEVSLTDQVSVKVQQAGKVAVSAKSLFEIAKELSEGPITLIKKENNWLEIKQGKYTSKIVGISADEYPIFPTFNSQAFITIDAQVLKEMIDKTIYSVSNDETRYHLNGVFFELNSQGGFKMVATDGHRMSLVNKPSEEVKVSNTQGVIIPRKGLHEIKKILESIEGNVEIAIEGSQFVLKHSSTILMIRLIEGKYPNYQQFIPQKLPQKVMVNREAFLTSLKRVSLLANAKSKAVLLNLSNGKMEISSNNPELGDAKEEIEVDYSGNEIKIGFNAKYITDILTSIQQDKIDFELNDHLSPGLMRPHNDASYTCVIMPMRI is encoded by the coding sequence ATGAAACTTGAAATTGATAAGAGAGACTTGTTAAGCCTTATTGGAAAAACGCAAAACATTGTAGAAAAACGCAATACAATGCCAATTCTTATCAATGTTCTTTTAGAGGCTGATACAGAAACACTTAAAGTTTTTGCAACAGATTTAGAAGTAAGTCTGACAGATCAGGTTTCAGTAAAAGTTCAACAAGCAGGTAAAGTAGCAGTTAGTGCAAAAAGCCTTTTTGAAATTGCCAAAGAACTTTCTGAAGGACCAATCACTTTAATTAAAAAAGAAAATAATTGGTTAGAGATTAAACAAGGGAAATACACTTCAAAAATTGTTGGTATCTCTGCTGATGAATACCCGATTTTCCCAACTTTCAATTCTCAAGCTTTTATCACAATCGATGCTCAAGTTTTAAAAGAGATGATTGATAAAACAATTTACTCTGTATCGAACGATGAAACACGCTATCACCTTAACGGTGTTTTCTTTGAGCTCAATTCTCAAGGCGGGTTTAAAATGGTCGCAACAGACGGTCATAGAATGAGTTTAGTAAATAAACCTTCAGAAGAAGTTAAAGTTTCTAATACTCAAGGAGTCATCATTCCCCGTAAAGGTCTTCATGAAATTAAAAAAATCCTAGAGAGCATTGAAGGCAATGTAGAAATCGCAATCGAAGGATCGCAATTTGTACTAAAGCATTCTTCAACAATCTTGATGATTCGCTTGATTGAAGGAAAGTATCCGAATTATCAACAGTTTATTCCACAGAAGCTTCCGCAAAAAGTAATGGTGAATAGAGAAGCTTTCTTAACTTCATTGAAGCGCGTATCACTTCTAGCTAATGCAAAATCAAAAGCAGTGCTGCTGAATTTATCAAATGGCAAAATGGAAATTTCTTCAAACAACCCTGAACTGGGAGATGCTAAAGAAGAAATTGAAGTTGATTACTCAGGCAATGAAATTAAAATTGGTTTCAATGCTAAATACATCACTGATATTCTAACAAGTATCCAACAAGATAAAATTGATTTTGAATTGAACGATCATTTATCTCCAGGCTTAATGCGCCCACATAATGATGCAAGCTACACTTGTGTAATTATGCCAATGAGAATTTAA
- a CDS encoding DNA repair and genetic recombination protein (COG1195 Recombinational DNA repair ATPase (RecF pathway)): MYFKKLRLVNFRNYRDVVLSFSPRINVLLGENGQGKTNILEALNLITQGESFRYGDNATLINHQSGEAIVQALVDQNDLDYKLDLRILKSRKTLTLNNKKVSSTSLKKVFATVVFSPESLSAIKEGSDYRRSLVDELLVTFDRRNADLIADFRKALKTRNKVLKNYLEGLQDKNTTEALLEALNPKFIELAVDLSVARITALKGLSKEFNNAMQYISDNSTVDISVEYVISNQNSLEFTKEEVFESLKNRIQELHNAELSSGTSLVGPHKHDVVFLYGQKDSRFYCSQGQQRAIILSFKMAQIMYHRKAHGTYPVLMLDDVLSELDKYKRNALIKFLHDINTQIFVTTTDFSLPESFSLDQLSVVHIKDGSILD; this comes from the coding sequence ATGTACTTTAAAAAACTACGTCTTGTTAATTTTAGAAATTATCGAGACGTAGTTCTCTCTTTCTCTCCGCGTATCAATGTTCTTCTTGGAGAAAATGGCCAAGGAAAAACAAATATTCTCGAAGCTTTAAATTTGATTACTCAAGGAGAAAGCTTTCGCTACGGTGACAACGCTACGCTGATTAACCACCAAAGTGGTGAAGCAATTGTTCAAGCTCTGGTTGATCAAAATGATCTTGATTACAAATTAGATCTACGCATTTTAAAATCACGAAAAACTCTGACACTGAATAATAAAAAAGTAAGTTCGACGTCTTTAAAAAAAGTTTTTGCGACAGTTGTATTTAGCCCTGAAAGTCTATCCGCCATTAAAGAAGGATCTGATTACCGAAGATCTCTCGTTGATGAGCTTTTGGTTACATTTGATCGTCGAAATGCGGATTTGATCGCAGATTTCAGAAAAGCCCTTAAAACGCGAAATAAGGTTCTTAAGAACTACCTAGAAGGATTGCAGGATAAAAACACGACAGAGGCCCTCCTAGAGGCTTTAAACCCTAAGTTTATCGAACTGGCGGTTGATCTTTCTGTGGCGCGAATAACTGCACTGAAAGGTTTATCCAAAGAGTTTAATAATGCGATGCAATACATTTCGGATAATTCAACTGTGGATATTTCGGTGGAATACGTGATTTCCAACCAAAATTCCCTCGAATTTACCAAGGAAGAAGTTTTTGAGTCGCTAAAAAATCGCATCCAAGAATTACATAATGCAGAGCTCTCTTCAGGAACCAGTTTAGTGGGTCCTCACAAGCACGATGTAGTCTTCCTATATGGTCAAAAAGACTCAAGATTTTATTGTAGCCAAGGGCAGCAAAGAGCCATCATATTGTCTTTCAAAATGGCTCAAATAATGTATCATAGGAAGGCTCACGGAACCTATCCTGTGCTGATGTTAGATGATGTATTATCTGAACTCGATAAGTATAAAAGAAATGCGTTGATAAAGTTCTTACACGACATCAATACGCAAATTTTTGTTACAACTACCGACTTCTCATTACCTGAGTCTTTCAGCCTCGACCAGCTTTCCGTTGTGCACATCAAGGATGGTAGCATTCTTGACTGA
- a CDS encoding DNA gyrase subunit A (COG0188 Type IIA topoisomerase (DNA gyrase/topo II, topoisomerase IV), A subunit) — MMENNQEEKGITKVDISKEMRDAYLQYSMSVIVGRALPDVRDGLKPVHRRVLFAQNEMNNRHNRPYLKSARVVGDVIGKYHPHGDASVYDTMVRMAQDFSLRYPLEDGQGNFGSIDGDSPAAMRYTEIRLTNLAEELLNDLEKETVSFTPNYDDSLLIPSVLPAKFPNLLVNGSSGIAVGMATNIPPHNLGEVIDGCIHLINNPDCQLEDLMVHIKGPDFPSYGVIAGREGILQAYKRGRGIITLKAVADIVPVKDREEIIVTEIPYQVNKAKLIESIADLVRDKQIEGISDIRDESSREGMRIVIQLKRGENASVILNRLYKFTQMQTSLGIIMLALDAKSQPVTFDLKGMLEAFVDHRRDVVTKRCIFELKKAQERAHILEGLKKALDHIEEVIKTIRASKEAAAAREALMSQFSFSERQAIAILEMRLQRLTGLERDKIIQELEELMKQIDWLKFVLADVREIYKIIISELEDVKKRYADPRRTQITGSLDDIEDEDLIADEPMVVTVTNTGLIKRIPVEEYRVQKRGGKGLKGMETKEEDYVTDIFTASTKTMLLVFTDKGKVYWCKVHKLPLGTRTSKGRSLANVVQLASGEKVRSILPVNEFSDNKFVVMLTEKGIIKKTSLDAFANPRTAGIIALTTDLEDGVIAVKISDGKSDVFIATREGMSIRFNESDVRGMGRTARGVKAITLAKDDQVVAMEVLEKGTTDTILMVTSKGYGKRSPVDEYRIQSRGGVGIITQKTTDKVGVVVGTKKVADMMELILSTDKGQVIRMKVTDISVLGRNTQGVRLINIDEKDETVTGVAVIVDDGTEEVVETTPAGETH; from the coding sequence ATGATGGAAAATAATCAAGAAGAAAAAGGTATAACCAAAGTAGATATTAGCAAAGAAATGCGTGATGCATATTTGCAGTACTCTATGTCAGTTATTGTGGGTCGTGCTCTTCCAGATGTTCGTGACGGTTTGAAACCTGTGCATAGACGTGTTCTGTTTGCACAAAATGAAATGAACAATCGACACAATCGTCCGTATCTAAAATCTGCCCGTGTGGTGGGTGACGTTATCGGTAAGTATCATCCCCATGGTGATGCTTCCGTTTACGATACGATGGTACGTATGGCGCAAGATTTTTCCCTACGTTATCCCCTAGAGGATGGCCAAGGAAACTTCGGTTCAATTGATGGTGATAGCCCAGCAGCTATGCGTTACACGGAAATCCGTTTAACAAATCTTGCTGAAGAACTTTTGAATGACTTAGAAAAAGAGACAGTTTCATTTACTCCGAACTACGATGACTCTCTTTTAATTCCTTCAGTACTTCCTGCAAAATTCCCGAATCTTTTGGTGAATGGTTCTTCAGGTATTGCTGTAGGTATGGCTACAAACATTCCACCTCATAACTTAGGTGAAGTGATTGATGGTTGTATTCACCTTATCAACAATCCAGACTGCCAACTTGAAGACTTGATGGTTCATATTAAGGGGCCAGACTTCCCGTCTTACGGTGTGATAGCTGGGCGTGAAGGAATTTTACAGGCTTATAAACGCGGTCGCGGTATTATTACTTTAAAAGCTGTCGCTGATATTGTTCCGGTAAAAGATAGAGAAGAAATCATCGTTACAGAGATTCCTTACCAGGTTAATAAAGCAAAACTTATCGAAAGTATTGCCGATCTTGTTCGCGATAAACAGATTGAAGGTATTTCTGATATTCGTGACGAGTCTTCACGTGAAGGTATGCGAATTGTTATTCAGTTAAAACGCGGTGAGAACGCTAGCGTAATTCTGAATAGACTTTATAAGTTCACGCAAATGCAGACAAGCCTTGGTATTATCATGCTAGCGCTGGATGCAAAAAGCCAACCGGTGACTTTTGATCTAAAAGGTATGCTTGAGGCGTTCGTTGATCATCGCCGTGATGTCGTTACGAAGAGATGTATTTTTGAACTTAAAAAGGCTCAAGAACGTGCACATATCTTAGAGGGTTTAAAGAAAGCGTTAGATCATATCGAAGAAGTTATTAAAACTATTCGTGCTTCCAAAGAAGCTGCTGCCGCTCGTGAGGCACTTATGAGTCAATTCAGCTTCTCTGAACGTCAAGCTATTGCAATTCTAGAGATGAGACTTCAACGTCTAACAGGTCTTGAAAGAGATAAAATCATTCAAGAACTTGAAGAGTTGATGAAGCAAATTGATTGGTTAAAATTTGTTTTGGCCGATGTTCGTGAAATTTATAAAATCATCATCAGTGAGTTAGAAGATGTGAAGAAGCGTTACGCGGATCCACGTAGAACACAAATCACTGGTAGCCTTGATGATATTGAAGATGAAGATCTTATTGCTGATGAGCCAATGGTTGTTACTGTAACAAACACAGGTCTTATTAAGCGTATCCCAGTAGAAGAGTACCGAGTGCAAAAACGCGGCGGTAAAGGTCTTAAGGGAATGGAAACTAAAGAAGAAGACTATGTAACGGACATCTTTACGGCTTCAACTAAAACAATGCTTTTAGTTTTCACCGATAAGGGTAAAGTTTACTGGTGTAAAGTTCATAAACTTCCTCTTGGAACGCGCACTTCAAAAGGCCGTTCATTAGCAAACGTTGTTCAGTTAGCAAGTGGTGAAAAAGTAAGATCTATTTTACCAGTGAATGAATTTAGCGATAATAAGTTTGTCGTGATGTTAACTGAAAAAGGGATCATCAAAAAAACTTCCCTAGATGCATTTGCGAACCCTCGGACAGCGGGAATTATTGCTTTAACGACTGATTTAGAAGATGGCGTGATTGCAGTTAAAATTTCTGATGGTAAGAGCGATGTGTTCATTGCTACTCGTGAAGGTATGTCGATTCGTTTTAATGAATCTGATGTTCGTGGTATGGGACGTACTGCGCGTGGTGTGAAAGCCATTACCTTAGCTAAAGATGATCAAGTTGTTGCTATGGAAGTACTTGAAAAAGGAACCACTGATACAATCTTGATGGTCACATCAAAAGGTTATGGAAAACGTTCTCCAGTAGATGAATATCGTATTCAGTCTCGTGGTGGCGTCGGAATTATTACCCAAAAAACGACAGACAAAGTGGGCGTAGTCGTTGGAACGAAAAAAGTTGCTGATATGATGGAACTTATTCTTTCAACAGATAAGGGCCAAGTTATTCGCATGAAGGTTACTGATATCTCAGTCTTGGGTAGAAATACTCAAGGTGTTCGTTTGATCAATATCGACGAAAAAGATGAAACAGTAACTGGTGTAGCAGTTATCGTTGATGATGGAACAGAGGAAGTTGTTGAGACAACTCCTGCTGGAGAAACTCATTAA
- a CDS encoding hypothetical protein (COG0457 FOG: TPR repeat), whose translation MIKKALVGLILLVLCACTSQEEIEFKAGKKEVSQGHFRIALGYFDRVIKRNSKTFFILESAREAARVSFYETRDFKKAVQYYQILVLKSDNELERVQSQKQIASIYFDNLQDYKQAIIEYSKLQQMNPTDIESAQYKLNIARAQYYLNDFFQAESEINALLKLKGDPNTQFTATMLKGNILVAKKEFEAAAGIFKSLIEKYPEKAFEENVALVLAVCYEENLDFKNAIAVLREIEDKYQPKEYIELRIKRLQERQKNAPGAKGFRK comes from the coding sequence ATGATCAAAAAGGCTTTAGTAGGCTTAATTCTTCTTGTGTTGTGCGCTTGCACTTCACAGGAAGAAATTGAGTTTAAAGCTGGAAAGAAAGAAGTATCCCAAGGTCACTTTAGAATTGCCTTGGGATATTTTGATCGTGTTATAAAAAGAAACTCTAAGACTTTCTTTATTCTTGAATCAGCTCGCGAGGCGGCCCGAGTTTCTTTCTACGAGACTCGTGATTTTAAAAAAGCCGTTCAATACTATCAAATTCTAGTTTTAAAATCAGACAATGAGCTTGAAAGAGTTCAGTCGCAAAAACAGATAGCCTCTATTTATTTTGATAATCTACAAGACTATAAACAGGCTATTATCGAATACAGCAAACTCCAACAGATGAATCCAACGGATATCGAGTCCGCGCAGTATAAACTCAATATCGCCAGAGCCCAATACTACCTTAATGATTTCTTTCAAGCAGAGTCAGAGATCAATGCTTTATTAAAACTAAAAGGTGACCCTAATACTCAGTTCACAGCGACGATGTTAAAGGGAAATATTCTTGTTGCGAAAAAAGAATTTGAAGCTGCTGCGGGAATCTTTAAGTCTTTGATTGAAAAGTATCCAGAAAAGGCTTTTGAAGAAAATGTCGCCTTGGTTCTTGCTGTTTGTTATGAGGAAAATTTAGATTTTAAAAATGCCATCGCAGTTCTGCGTGAAATCGAAGATAAGTACCAACCTAAGGAATACATCGAATTGCGTATCAAACGTCTACAGGAGCGCCAAAAGAATGCGCCTGGAGCCAAGGGCTTTAGGAAGTAA